From a region of the Corallococcus coralloides DSM 2259 genome:
- a CDS encoding lamin tail domain-containing protein: MALPRIVAPLVALLLLTACPGATPPTPVEPSDSGVKADGGASDGGGEQADGGEQEDGGLSSDGGSDGGTADGGTPDDGGVPGDDGGPGDAGALDAGGASDDGGSPGDGGVPSDGGSMPPDAGVPDAGIPALSVTSLGLGDGRVGEPYAMTFTASGGRAPLTWSFTGTLAAGLTLSTDGALSGTPTAAGTVPFTVIVRDADGQTASARLLLRVEPLLSLFTVGHWNLEWFGAPNQGPANSTSGGGVPDDLQVAGATSVIRDAGAHVWGLVEMVDTADFNTLMAGLPGGYRGFLANNTTYVLSGTSLYSAGEQKPGILYDSSLTYRSAQVILTAQAADFGGRPPLRVDFTTRIHGEDAPLVVIVTHMKAFEDMTSYGQRQRSSTALKSYLDQWLPEARVLVIGDWNDDLDHSISTQNGVALPTPFANFLDDPTHYTFLTKVLTDATIRTTTEYNEVIDHTLVTDEVAVDAVPGGVQVLRPDTSIPDYAHTVSDHYPVLTRYDLSGVPGPRVRLTAPLGGTFVVGTSLTFTWRSAGVSTVRIEASYDSGDTWNVVAPSVSASAGTFTWTVPDVESDLVRVRVVDMANASRFDMNPGRIWFTRTAPRVIINELLANEPALPGTTAHEFVELYNTGSAPMDLSGWSLWDALNPQHVFAAGTVLQPGRPLVVFGGPAGFPAGTPDTVAASSGSLSLNNTSDTVQLKLPDGGVVDSVEYLSTVDAVSINRSPDLSPDAGFVLHTTLTPGLQSSPGRRADGGAF, encoded by the coding sequence ATGGCTCTTCCTCGAATCGTCGCGCCCCTCGTCGCCCTGCTGTTGCTCACCGCGTGTCCCGGCGCCACACCTCCGACGCCGGTCGAGCCCTCCGACAGCGGGGTGAAAGCCGACGGCGGCGCGTCCGACGGTGGGGGGGAGCAAGCCGATGGTGGCGAGCAGGAGGACGGCGGCCTGTCTTCCGACGGTGGCAGCGACGGCGGCACGGCGGACGGCGGTACACCTGACGACGGTGGCGTGCCCGGCGATGACGGTGGGCCTGGCGACGCGGGTGCGCTCGATGCTGGCGGCGCCTCCGACGATGGCGGCTCGCCCGGTGACGGCGGTGTGCCTTCCGATGGCGGCAGCATGCCCCCCGATGCGGGAGTGCCGGATGCAGGCATTCCGGCGCTGAGCGTGACGTCCCTGGGGCTCGGGGACGGACGCGTGGGGGAGCCCTACGCCATGACGTTCACGGCCTCTGGCGGGCGGGCGCCGCTCACCTGGAGCTTCACCGGCACGCTGGCCGCGGGGCTCACCCTCTCCACGGACGGCGCCCTGTCCGGCACGCCCACCGCCGCGGGCACGGTGCCCTTCACCGTCATCGTGCGCGACGCGGACGGCCAGACCGCCTCCGCACGGCTGCTGCTGCGGGTGGAGCCGCTCCTCTCGCTGTTCACCGTGGGCCACTGGAACCTGGAGTGGTTCGGCGCGCCCAACCAGGGCCCGGCCAACTCCACCTCCGGCGGCGGCGTGCCCGACGACCTCCAGGTCGCGGGGGCGACGAGCGTCATCCGCGACGCGGGGGCTCACGTCTGGGGTCTGGTGGAGATGGTGGACACCGCGGACTTCAACACGCTCATGGCGGGATTGCCCGGCGGCTACAGAGGCTTCCTCGCCAACAACACCACCTACGTCCTCAGCGGCACGTCGCTGTACTCCGCGGGCGAGCAGAAGCCCGGCATCCTCTACGACAGCTCGCTCACCTACCGCAGCGCCCAGGTCATCCTCACCGCGCAGGCCGCCGACTTCGGCGGACGCCCGCCGCTGCGCGTGGACTTCACCACCCGCATCCACGGCGAGGACGCGCCGCTGGTCGTCATCGTCACGCACATGAAGGCCTTCGAGGACATGACGTCCTACGGCCAGCGCCAGCGCTCCTCGACCGCCCTCAAGAGCTACCTGGACCAGTGGCTGCCCGAAGCGCGCGTGCTCGTCATCGGCGACTGGAACGATGACCTGGACCACTCCATCTCCACGCAGAACGGCGTCGCGCTGCCCACGCCCTTCGCGAACTTCCTGGACGACCCCACGCACTACACCTTCCTCACGAAGGTGCTGACCGACGCCACCATCCGCACCACCACGGAGTACAACGAGGTCATCGACCACACGCTCGTCACCGACGAGGTCGCCGTGGACGCGGTGCCCGGCGGCGTCCAGGTGCTCCGGCCCGACACGTCCATTCCGGACTACGCCCACACCGTCAGCGACCACTACCCCGTCCTCACCCGCTACGACCTGAGCGGCGTTCCCGGTCCGCGCGTGCGGCTCACCGCGCCCCTGGGCGGCACGTTCGTCGTGGGCACCTCGCTGACGTTCACGTGGCGCTCGGCGGGCGTGAGCACCGTGCGCATCGAGGCCTCCTACGACAGCGGCGACACCTGGAACGTCGTGGCCCCTTCCGTGAGCGCGAGCGCGGGCACCTTCACGTGGACCGTGCCGGACGTGGAGAGCGACCTGGTGCGCGTGCGCGTGGTGGACATGGCCAACGCGTCGCGCTTCGACATGAACCCCGGCCGCATCTGGTTCACGCGCACGGCGCCGCGCGTGATCATCAACGAGCTGCTCGCCAACGAGCCCGCGCTCCCCGGCACCACCGCGCACGAGTTCGTGGAGCTCTACAACACGGGCTCCGCCCCCATGGACCTGTCCGGCTGGAGCCTGTGGGACGCCCTGAACCCGCAGCACGTCTTCGCCGCGGGCACGGTGCTGCAACCGGGCCGGCCCCTGGTCGTCTTCGGTGGGCCCGCGGGCTTCCCGGCCGGCACGCCCGACACCGTCGCGGCCTCCAGCGGGTCGCTGAGCCTCAACAACACGTCGGACACCGTGCAGCTCAAGCTCCCGGACGGCGGCGTCGTGGACAGCGTCGAGTACCTCAGCACCGTGGACGCGGTGTCCATCAACCGCTCCCCGGACCTGTCGCCGGACGCGGGCTTCGTGCTGCACACCACGCTGACGCCCGGGCTGCAGTCCTCGCCGGGCCGGCGCGCGGACGGAGGCGCGTTCTAG